One stretch of Podospora pseudoanserina strain CBS 124.78 chromosome 4, whole genome shotgun sequence DNA includes these proteins:
- a CDS encoding NRPS protein (EggNog:ENOG503NXWX; SMCOG1002:AMP-dependent synthetase and ligase; antiSMASH:Cluster_8; COG:Q), with translation MDPSVSQKSHQVDERLSVLNHPPKRLNGPSLLHLLVHQTSAEPAIDFLDDEGRQISISYPQLHHASSALASAIQAQVGSRDTSRQFVVPVLVPQGPNLYIALLAILKAGGAFCPLNLDVPLERGQFILDDVEAKVVITTHELANKLPPVGQTGRIVLLVGEDTPARVARQSTGDPQHYEPKPHDLAYVMYTSGSTGTPKGVGVSHDAATQSLLAHDRHVPPFSRFLQFAAPTFDVSVFEIFFPLFRGKTLVSCTRGAMLNDLPGIIRRMSVDACELTPSVAGSLLRKRDSAPCLQLLLTIGEMLTKPVVEEFGGSEEKESMLWGMYGPTEAAIHCTVQPSFACSMSTANIGIPFDTVSAFVLNIPEDESEPPDFRVLSLGEVGELAVGGPQVADCYVNRPEMTAKAFVETPYGRLYRTGDKARILPDGTLECLGRIGGGQVKLRGQRMELGEVEHAALRTTGCHSAVAAVINSILVLFCAVDHTDGMANAVEASCRAWLPGFMLPGDVIVMNAFPRLPSGKIDRKRLVTEYNNSQAGSEVIQQGIFRDDFERKLCSLAATVLGTEVKPGQNLLQMGLDSLAAIRLASLLRQAGIDSDAIEILRSRTISALHACVSEKQGHRPASILDTFHPRAWQPDVPAVLAQRSELFRDNRPVQSVYPCTPLQISMLAETAANPRAYCNWIKLRFPIPCSPDSVRSWFLRLVERNEILRTGFVHHDGDFFQVVFERACESCISFSDSPVCEFELRDDQDFLTPFKVQISDAQTIGEPADVEAVVHLHHAIYDGWSWDLAMADLAALMQGEQLGERPQFSKIAYYYASPSFRHISDAAKEFWAANLRGFQPAALPILRAGTAKVPTTSTSSVIVDINPNELKRSLDDIQCGIQTIFQASVAWIWSAMVGSDDVVVGTVTSGRTLPISMIEDVMGPCIATVPLRTDFSQVSSIADLLVSTQATSRAILEYSTLPLSEIRRAAGIRPGQPFYDVLFVYQQSLQTSKPDCVRGFEEVGHQDFLETQLVVEVEPRAHDFVLRITSHENTFPDQQAIALGCCIAEMASWMLRNLDSKITGIQVAFSQSLLSVFNPKPVTFAGVPDLAHAIDVVVANHPDKEALCFAHRISDDLVKTTTLSFAQLNQTANQIAWHLQKHGLKEGAVVAIIMEKSVLLYAGILAILKAGCGYLPLLPTTPETRIGTILQQAAVSFCLTDRITRDKLSPQLCPTIMDLDGLEYMSLPVKAITPNPDPSRLAYVIYTSGSTGVPKGVCVTQLNIMSNLDVLSRIYPVKGCSRLLQSCSQAFDVSVFEVFFAWTQGMCLCSGKNDILFEDLERSIRMLGVTHLSMTPTVASLVDPDKVPAVEFLVTAGEAMTEAVAKKWGRKLFQGYGPSETTNICSVKKMGPNQAIQHLGWSFENTSTVVLFKDSEHVVPLGCLGEFCFGGDQVAQGYLAMPALTSSKFIDHPTYGRLYRSGDIGRMLPDGSMVILGRVDDQVKLRGQRVELGEITATLRLSSAVEDCASLFLRAGPKDSRDQIVSYFVPSGIQANEYSLVELNNDLRQKVQSLFRVLTSKLPQYMVPSAILPISVLPTTASGKLDRERLTASYRMLSQEYLASVTDHVADNDEDHEGWTTAEQQVARVVTEALKISRHEVQRWTSLVTLGLDSISAIQLARSFYSQLGQRIPISTILQNPNVSRLAKILLDLEKTTSEPPKVQDLLPKTLLASLKEILRQQGTSAQEILPCTPLQEGMLAATASKEAYINRMLFLVSGDPAQLETAWNAMVLRHGILRTCFMTTPSSQHPIVQIVLDSWQPDWHEFDASKERIPSCVAEQINLLGDCVDSLRPMISLAWIKNKTQRYLSFVCHHALYDGVAIERLLYEIEKTYHGLSLPPTPSYAAFLQESSTLPEQTDSFWATHLSGMQPKLPSKLDDFSFLSQKSEQRSKK, from the exons ATGGACCCCTCCGTATCACAAAAATCCCACCAAGTGGACGAGAGGCTCTCCGTTCTCAATCACCCACCAAAACGCTTGAATGGGCCAAGTCTGTTGCATCTTCTCGTTCACCAAACGTCTGCAGAGCCGGCTATTGATTTCTTGGACGATGAGGGCCGCCAGATCTCCATCTCATACCCCCAACTACACCATGCGTCCAGCGCTCTTGCATCCGCAATTCAAGCACAGGTTGGGTCCCGGGATACCAGCAGACAGTTTGTCGTTCCTGTCCTTGTCCCGCAAGGCCCAAACCTGTACATTGCACTGCTAGCCATTCTGAAAGCCGGCGGTGCCTTTTGCCCGCTCAACTTGGACGTTCCCCTCGAGAGAGGCCAGttcatcctcgacgacgtGGAAGCCAAAGTAGTCATCACGACCCACGAGCTGGCCAACAAGCTTCCACCAGTCGGCCAAACCGGGCGGATTGTGCTCCTCGTTGGAGAGGACACACCAGCCAGGGTTGCCAGGCAATCAACAGGTGATCCACAGCACTATGAGCCGAAGCCTCACGATCTGGCCTACGTGATGTACACTTCAGGCTCAACCGGCACACCAAAAGGAGTTGGTGTCTCGCATGACGCAGCAACTCAAAGTTTGCTCGCCCATGATCGACACGTCCCGCCGTTCTCGAGATTTCTTCAGTTCGCAGCTCCAACCTTTGACGTGTCCGTGTTTGAGATATTCTTTCCACTCTTCAGAGGCAAGACCCTGGTGAGCTGCACACGAGGTGCAATGCTTAACGACCTGCCGGGTATCATCAGGCGAATGTCGGTCGATGCTTGTGAGCTGACCCCAAGTGTGGCGGGCAGCTTGCTTCGAAAACGCGATAGTGCTCCCTGTCTgcagcttcttctcaccATTGGAGAGATGCTCACAAAGCCTGTGGTTGAGGAATTCGGCGgcagcgaggagaaggaaagcaTGCTTTGGGGTATGTATGGGCCAACCGAGGCCGCCATTCACTGCACCGTTCAGCCCTCTTTTGCTTGCAGCATGTCCACAGCCAACATTGGCATCCCGTTCGACACGGTGTCTGCATTTGTACTCAACATTCCCGAGGACGAGTCCGAGCCTCCAGACTTTAGAGTTCTCTCGCTTGGGGAAGTCGGAGAGCTTGCTGTCGGTGGACCTCAAGTTGCAGACTGCTACGTCAACCGGCCCGAGATGACAGCAAAGGCCTTTGTCGAAACGCCATACGGCCGTTTGTACCGAACAGGAGACAAGGCACGCATACTGCCCGACGGCACGCTTGAGTGTTTGGGACGCATAGGAGGCGGCCAGGTCAAGCTCCGTGGGCAGCGAatggagcttggagaggtGGAACATGCCGCGCTGAGAACGACAGGTTGTCATAGCGCTGTCGCCGCAGTCATCAACTCGATCCTGGTTCTCTTCTGTGCAGTGGATCATACGGATGGCATGGCCAACGCCGTGGAAGCTTCCTGTCGCGCTTGGCTCCCGGGGTTCATGTTGCCTGGTGACGTTATCGTCATGAATGCCTTTCCTCGACTCCCCTCAGGCAAAATCGATCGGAAGAGACTTGTTACCGAGTACAACAACTCACAAGCGGGGTCTGAGGTCATTCAACAGGGAATTTTCAGAGATGATTTTGAACGAAAACTGTGCTCTTTGGCCGCGACCGTTCTCGGCACCGAGGTGAAACCGGGTCAGAACTTGCTTCAAATGGGCCTTGATTCACTAGCTGCTATACGACTTGCCTCCTTATTACGCCAGGCCGGTATTGATAGTGATGCGATCGAGATCTTGAGGTCCCGCACAATCTCAGCGCTGCATGCATGCGTGTCCGAAAAGCAAGGCCATCGACCAGCCTCCATTCTGGATACCTTTCACCCCCGCGCATGGCAACCAGACGTCCCGGCAGTACTCGCGCAGAGGTCTGAGCTGTTTAGAGACAACAGGCCGGTTCAGTCGGTTTACCCCTGCACACCCCTCCAGATCTCGATGCTCGCCGAAACTGCAGCCAATCCTCGTGCATATTGCAACTGGATCAAACTTCGGTTCCCAATCCCTTGCTCGCCAGACTCCGTCCGCTCTTGGTTCTTGAGACTTGTTGAGAGAAATGAGATACTGCGTACCGGCTTTGTCCACCACGATGGTGACTTTTTTCAAGTCGTCTTTGAACGCGCCTGCGAATCATGCATCTCATTCTCAGACTCGCCAGTTTGTGAGTTTGAACTGCGAGATGACCAGGACTTTCTCACGCCTTTCAAGGTGCAAATCTCGGATGCTCAAACCATCGGTGAACCCGCTGATGTTGAGGCTGTGGTACACCTTCATCATGCGATATATGATGGCTGGTCATGGGACTTGGCTATGGCTGACCTTGCGGCGCTTATGCAAGGAGAACAGCTTGGAGAGCGCCCACAGTTCAGCAAGATCGCCTACTACTATGCCTCCCCGTCTTTCCGTCACATTTCGGATGCTGCTAAAGAATTTTGGGCGGCAAATCTTCGAGGGTTCCAACCAGCGGCGCTTCCGATCTTACGAGCTGGCACAGCAAAGGTGCCTACTACCTCTACCTCCAGTGTCATTGTGGACATCAACCCAAACGAACTAAAGAGATCACTAGATGACATCCAGTGCGGGATTCAGACCATCTTCCAGGCTTCGGTCGCCTGGATCTGGAGTGCTATGGTTGGGAGTGACGATGTTGTGGTCGGTACCGTGACATCTGGCAGGACACTGCCAATCTCGATGATCGAGGATGTGATGGGGCCTTGCATCGCCACAGTGCCACTTCGTACCGACTTCTCACAAGTCAGCAGTATTGCCGATCTCCTTGTCAGCACTCAAGCGACCAGTAGAGCCATTCTCGAATACAGTACCTTGCCTCTTTCAGAGATCAGGCGGGCAGCGGGAATCCGGCCAGGGCAGCCCTTTTATGATGTTTTGTTCGTTTATCAGCAATCACTTCAAACCAGCAAACCAGACTGTGTCAGGGGATTCGAAGAGGTTGGCCATCAGGATTTCTTGGAAACGCAGCTTGTTGTCGAGGTGGAGCCAAGAGCCCATGACTTTGTTCTCCGTATTACATCGCACGAGAACACGTTCCCTGACCAGCAGGCCATAGCCCTGGGCTGTTGTATCGCCGAGATGGCTTCATGGATGCTCAGGAACCTCGACTCCAAGATTACAGGGATACAAGTAGCCTTCTCCCAGTCGCTCCTCTCCGTATTCAACCCCAAGCCGGTGACCTTTGCTGGAGTTCCTGATCTAGCACACGCCATTGACGTGGTGGTCGCAAACCACCCTGACAAGGAAGCTCTGTGCTTTGCACATCGTATTTCGGATGATCTTGTCAAAACAACCACGTTATCATTTGCCCAGCTCAACCAAACCGCCAATCAAATTGCATGGCACCTTCAAAAACATGGGCTGAAGGAGGGGGCAGTTGTGGCCATTATCATGGAGAAGTCCGTCCTCCTCTACGCTGGTAtccttgccatcctcaaaGCTGGCTGTGGCTATCTACCCCTTCTGCCCACTACACCGGAGACGCGTATCGGCACCATTCTGCAGCAGGCCGCAGTCAGTTTCTGCCTCACGGACAGGATCACTCGAGACAAACTATCCCCTCAGCTTTGCCCCACTATCATGGACCTCGACGGGCTCGAATACATGTCGCTTCCAGTTAAGGCTATTACACCAAACCCTGACCCCTCGAGGCTAGCCTATGTCATCTACACATCTGGCAGCACCGGTGTACCGAAGGGGGTTTGCGTGACCCAGTTAAACATCATGAGCAATCTCGATGTTTTGTCAAGAATCTACCCTGTAAAGGGCTGCTCCAGACTGCTTCAGTCTTGTTCTCAGGCATTTGATGTCTCAGTCTTTGAGGTATTTTTCGCCTGGACCCAAGGCATGTGCCTCTGCTCTGGCAAAAACGACATCCTCTTTGAGGATCTCGAGAGATCAATCAGGATGCTTGGGGTCACCCACTTAAGCATGACCCCAACAGTGGCATCTCTGGTCGATCCGGACAAGGTTCCAGCGGTGGAGTTTCTAGTGACGGCCGGCGAAGCCATGACGGAGGCAGTCGCCAAGAAatgggggaggaagctgtTCCAGGGGTACGGCCCGTCAGAGACTACAAACATCTGCAgtgtgaagaagatggggcCGAACCAGGCAATCCAGCATCTTGGTTGGTCTTTTGAAAACACTTCGACTGTTGTTTTGTTCAAGGATAGTGAACACGTTGTTCCACTGGGCTGCCTCGGCGAATTTTGCTTTGGCGGTGATCAGGTTGCCCAGGGATATCTCGCCATGCCCGCCCTAACTTCATCAAAATTCATCGATCACCCCACCTATGGTAGGCTCTATCGATCCGGAGATATTGGACGTATGCTGCCGGATGGATCAATGGTCATTCTTGGTCGCGTGGACGACCAGGTTAAGCTCCGCGGACAGCGGGtggagctgggggagatCACAGCGACTTTGCGGCTCTCGAGTGCGGTCGAGGATTGTGCAAGTCTGTTCTTGCGAGCGGGACCGAAAGACTCCCGGGATCAAATAGTCTCTTACTTTGTCCCCAGCGGCATCCAAGCAAACGAATATTCTCTGGTGGAGCTCAACAATGATCTCCGACAAAAGGTGCAGTCGCTGTTTCGAGTGCTCACTTCAAAATTACCGCAGTACATGGTGCCATCGGCGATACTCCCCATTTCCGTCTTGCCGACCACAGCGTCTGGAAAGTTGGACAGGGAACGGCTTACCGCCTCCTACCGAATGCTCAGCCAAGAGTACCTCGCATCGGTGACCGATCACGTCGCCGACAACGACGAGGACCATGAGGGATGGACAACAGCCGAGCAGCAAGTAGCTCGTGTGGTTACAGAGGCCCTCAAGATTTCAAGGCATGAGGTCCAACGATGGACATCTCTGGTTACGCTTGGTCTGGACTCCATCTCTGCCATTCAATTGGCGAGGTCATTCTACTCACAACTTGGTCAACGCATTCCGATCTCGACCATCCTGCAAAATCCAAATGTTTCCCGGCTTGCTAAGATCCTTCTCGATCTCGAAAAGACAACATCCGAGCCACCAAAAGTCCAGGACCTGTTACCGAAGACCCTCTTGGCGTCGCTGAAGGAAATACTTCGACAGCAAGGAACATCAGCTCAAGAGATTCTACCATGTACCCCGTTGCAAGAGGGAATGTTGGCAGCCACGGCGAGCAAGGAAGCCTATATCAATCGCATGCTGTTTCTCGTCAGTGGAGATCCTGCGCAGCTAGAGACAGCCTGGAACGCGATGGTTTTACGACATGGCATTCTTCGGACCTGCTTTATGACCACTCCAAGTAGCCAGCACCCCATAGTTCAAATTGTGCTCGATAGCTGGCAGCCGGACTGGCATGAGTTTGACGCTTCAAAAGAACGGATCCCTTCCTGTGTGGCTGAGCAAATCAATCTGCTGGGCGATTGCGTCGACTCTCTTCGACCTATGATCTCACTTGCCTGGATCAAGAACAAGACTCAGAGATACTTATCCTTTGTCTGTCATCATGCTCTTTATGATGGTGTCGCTATTGAGCGCCTTCTTTATGAGATTGAGAAGACTTATCATGGGCTTTCGCTGCCACCGACGCCATCATATGCCGCCTTTCTCCAAGAATCTTCGACTTTGCCGGAGCAAACAGATAGTTTCTGGGCTACCCATCTGTCTGGAATGCAACCGAAGCTG CCATCAAAACTCGACGACTTCAGCTTCCTCTCTCAGAAGTCAGAGCAAAGATCAAAGAAATAG
- the SID1 gene encoding PAK-related GC kinase Sid1 (EggNog:ENOG503NVW0; antiSMASH:Cluster_8; COG:Q; SMCOG1080:lysine/ornithine N-monooxygenase), with product MSPHSISTMDETEAVPQLVNGASQFPKSQYVTPTEVDAVHDLVCIGFGPASVAIAIAMHDAMEAGKLKQCPKVLFLEKQPQFAWHAGMLLPGAKMQISFVKDLASLRDPRSHFTFLNYLHKNERLVDFINLDTFTPARAEFEDYLRWCANHFEDVVCYQNEVVSVAPIQEDGPAKIFEVTSRNIKTGVTSTYRTRNVIVAAGGQASLPDIFPTHHPRVIHSSQYAQQAPQILGDRSAAVRVAVVGAGQSAAEIFSNVQSLYPNSKTYMVMRSEFLRPSDDSPFINSIFNPEYIDQIFPKSAAYKAKFLHEARATNYSVVRLELIEHLFETMYHQKRTLGADEKKWPHRILAGRELIKVEDMGDGLRIKVARLSTTGVSDGPLLNEEDLDVDLVICATGYKRTAHVDILKGAYGLLPEFDVAGEQEQEQEQIGVPRKDRWVVESANKAQESSKRVIEVGRDYGVRFASGAVAQGSGVWLQGCCEGTHGLSDTLLSVLSTRSGEIVESIFGVSR from the exons ATGTCCCCACACAGCATCAGCACAATGGATGAGACCGAGGCCGTCCCCCAGCTTGTCAACGGCGCCAGCCAGTTCCCCAAGAGCCAATATGTTACTCCCACAGAGGTTGATGCCGTGCACGACCTGGTGTGCATTGGCTTCGGCCCCGCCAGCGTCGCCATTGCCATTGCTATGCACGACGCCATGGAGGCCGGCAAGCTCAAGCAGTGCCCCAAAGTCCTCTTTCTGGAGAAGCAGCCCCAGTTCGCTTGGCACGCCGGCATGCTCCTGCCCGGCGCGAAGATGCAGATTTCCTTCGTCAAGGACCTCGCCTCTCTCAGAGACCCCCGCTCTCATTTCACCTTCCTCAACTACCTCCACAAGAACGAGAGACTGGTTGACTTCATCAACCTAGACACCTTCACCCCCGCCCGcgccgagtttgaggactATCTCCGGTGGTGCGCCAACCACTTTGAGGACGTTGTCTGCTATCAGAACGAGGTGGTCTCGGTCGCTCCTATCCAGGAAGACGGCCCCGCCAAGATCTTTGAGGTGACATCACGCAACATCAAGACCGGTGTGACCAGCACCTACCGCACACGCAACGTTattgtggctgctggtggccaggcctccctccccgacatCTTCcccactcaccacccccgtgTTATTCACTCGTCTCAGTATGCCCAACAGGCGCCTCAAATTCTTGGCGACAGGTCGGCCGCCGTTCGcgttgctgtggttggtgcCGGCCAGAGCGCCGCCGAGATCTTCAGCAACGTCCAGAGTCTCTaccccaacagcaagacCTACATGGTCATGAGATCCGAGTTCCTCCGGCCAAGTGACGATTCCCCCTT CATCAactccatcttcaaccccgAATACATTGACCAGATCTTCCCCAAGTCCGCCGCCTACAAGGCCAAATTTCTCCATGAAGCCCGCGCTACCAACTACAGCGTCGTCCGCCTCGAGCTGATTGAGCACCTCTTTGAGACCATGTACCACCAGAAGCGGACGTTGGGCGCAGATGAGAAAAAGTGGCCCCACAGGATTCTGGCTGGCAGAGAGCTAATCAAGGTGGAGGACATGGGCGATGGACTGCGCATCAAGGTGGCCAGACTCTCCACCACTGGTGTGTCAGATGGTCCCCTCCTCAACGAGGAGGACCTGGATGTGGATCTCGTGATCTGCGCCACTGGCTACAAGAGAACGGCCCATGTGGACATCCTCAAGGGCGCCTATGGCCTCCTTCCCGAGTTCGACGTTGCCGgtgagcaggagcaggagcaggagcagatTGGCGTGCCCAGAAAGGAccggtgggtggtggagagcgCCAACAAGGCCCAAGAGTCATCAAAGCGCGTGATTGAGGTTGGCCGTGATTACGGTGTTCGTTTTGCTAGCGGTGCTGTGGCTCAAGGCTCCGGTGTTTGGTTGCAAGGTTGCTGTGAAGGCACCCATGGT TTGAGTGATACCCTACTTTCCGTTCTGTCGACACGGTCCGGCGAGATTGTTGAGTCTATTTTCGGAGTTTCCAGGTGA
- a CDS encoding hypothetical protein (antiSMASH:Cluster_8): MPTCILAAAGEWVRPGRIGRLGCQNCRVFALIPITSFHMRPSAVPCLLLASRRRPRLLRSLQSTYLRYQQTGKPESVPVTKPHPCRRDSTSTVGCQGKPLRAAAWWPDRSKIGAYINSYIYQAPEPLLLPL, translated from the exons ATGCCCACCTGCATCTTGGCAGCTGCTGGCGAGTGGGTGCGTCCTGGCAGAATCGGACGACTGGGATGCCAGAATTGCCGTGTATTTgccctcatccccatcaccagcttTCACATGCGCCCATCTGCTGTGCCGTGTCTGCTTCTGGCAAGCCGACGTCGGCCTCGTCTCTTGCGTTCCCTGCAGTCGACCTACCTAAGGTACCAGCAGACAGGCAAACCTGAGTCGGTTCCTGTTACCAAACCTCATCCCTGCCGCCGCGACAGCACCTCTACTGT GGGGTGCCAAGGAAAGCCGTTGCGGGCAGCCGCTTGGTGGCCCGATCGTTCCAAGATTGGCGCATACATCAACAGCTATATATATCAAGCACCAGAGCCTCTCTTGCTTCCCTTGTGA
- a CDS encoding hypothetical protein (EggNog:ENOG503P9FU; antiSMASH:Cluster_8), with amino-acid sequence MGRPEDLPEVISNYYVGDPQRVYAQYKYPADYDDAPKLPFEPPTPTADVYRQNQDRQPLWPQSASGMPLSALSPNSSVPWEPVSPVGKEELYVGPHLKDEKKTCGLGKRTFTMVLVAVIVLIGAAVGGGVVGVMKAKHGESSPPKTTTPATNRTSSEPAASSLDDETPNVGFMLQAWEEPQYTGDKTRVYTEEGFYDFPFMAWSYVWFPNKTDCCLTFCASPTNHTPTGWWCDHRRRPKTDKSFGRVNIWCGRGSNTSNQRKCNETQAGGEWDKS; translated from the exons ATGGGGCGCCCCGAAGACCTCCCAGAG GTCATCTCTAATTACTATGTCGGTGATCCCCAACGTGTTTATGCACAGTACAAATACCCCGCCGATTATGACGATGCCCCCAAACTGCCGTTCGagcccccaacccccacagCAGACGTCTACAGGCAAAATCAAGATCGGCAGCCATTATGGCCGCAAAGTGCAAGTGGAATGCCCTTGAGCGCCCTCAGCCCCAACAGCTCAGTGCCCTGGGAGCCCGTATCGCCGGTTGGAAAGGAAGAGTTGTATGTTGGGCCTCATCTGAAGGATGAAAAGAAGACATGCGGTCTCGGCAAACGGACATTCACCATGGTGCTGGTTGCCGTCATTGTCCTAATCGGAGCGGcagtgggaggtggtgtggtgggcgTGATGAAAGCAAAGCATGGCGAGAGTTCGCCGCCAAAGACTACAACACCGGCGACCAACAGGACATCATCCGA ACCAGCAGCTTCGTCTCTCGATGATGAAACCCCAAATGTGGGATTCATGCTTCAAGCGTGGGAAGAGCCCCAATACACCGGTGACAAGACACGCGTGTACACTGAAGAAGGCTTTTACGATTTTCCATTCATGGCGTGGAGCTACGTCTGGTTTCCAAACAAGACAGACTGCTGCCTCACATTTTGTGCCAGCCCGACCAACCACACGCCAaccgggtggtggtgcgacCATCGGCGGAGGCCAAAAACGGACAAGTCGTTTGGGAGGGTGAATATCTGGTGCGGCAGAGGAAGCAACACAAGCAACCAGAGAAAGTGCAATGAGACTCAGGCTGGAGGGGAATGGGACAAATCGTGA
- a CDS encoding hypothetical protein (antiSMASH:Cluster_8), which yields MFAPSSLYLHLQHHQFDRAMNPPYYSSRAGVRGKRSSGPSTCTCRSRRRGCGRTLPACPNCRRQGQEFAMGSWHRGNDGRLVARGGHQRGILSVRSRKVDLANKRAGHHSVKKHSFILSLPRGLSLARLVRGDKSCYRQKNGDLPLSVSFPLSDGEDLEMTDLYELLVKMSLCEEEAMQQEQQFEALSLPCVEIDMQDEIPAVFQREATPPPESSSEPASISSSATSSASSSPVTTPEVDSQGETAKDGPSREAETEAEVKAEQVEPDTEEEPASEQACIMQEQTEASTAKPTTPPQPLLNILHPLHQSTPLDEADLATMLNWLLQPDIFSHLSVQSSSAKSSFTAPPKDDDGSPFPSTDHFLQIMEVISQLTAKVLMKPSSVDAEVQEKGRVEITVEHLSVIMNLRLLLDYAARVLCIRSIETQNNNTSTMGANANAQQVA from the exons ATGTTTGCCCCATCGTCCCTatatctccatctccaacaccatcaaTTTGATAGAGCCATGAATCCACCATACTACAGCAGTCGAGCCGGCGtcagggggaagaggagttCGGGTCCGTCAACCTGCACTTGTCGTT CACGGCGAAGAGGATGTGGCAGAACACTTCCGGCTTGTCCAAACTGTCGCCGCCAGGGCCAGGAATTTGCCATGGGATCATGGCATCGTGGTAATGACGGCCGCCTTGTGGCCCGCGGCGGCCACCAGCGTGGCATTCTCTCGGTCCGGTCCAGGAAAGTCGATCTTGCCAACAAGCGAGCCGGCCACCACTCCGTAAAGAAACACAgcttcatcctctccttgCCACGGGGTCTTTCCCTTGCCCGCCTGGTCAGGGGGGACAAGTCTTGTTACCGTCAGA AAAATGGCGATCTCCCCCTCAGCGTCTCGTTCCCCCTTTCAGACGGTGAAGATTTGGAAATGACGGATCTCTACGAACTCTTGGTCAAGATGTCTCTGTGTGAAGAGGAGGCGATGCAGCAAGAACAGCAATTTGAAGCGCTTTCGCTCCCATGTGTCGAAATCGATATGCAGGACGAAATTCCAGCCGTGTTCCAACGGGAGGCTACACCTCCGCCTGAATCCTCCTCCGAGCCAGCATCCATCTCTTCCTCGGCTACTTCTTCGGCCTCGTCATCACCGGTAACAACGCCCGAAGTTGACTCTCAGGGTGAGACAGCAAAGGACGGGCCAAGTCGGGAGGCCGAGACGGAAGCAGAGGTCAAAGCTGAGCAGGTCGAGCCAGATACTGAAGAAGAACCAGCGAGCGAGCAAGCCTGTATCATGCAAGAGCAAACGGAAGCTTCAACGGCCAAACcgaccacccctccccaaccactcCTCAACattcttcaccccctccatcagtCCACCCCCCTTGACGAGGCGGACCTGGCCACCATGCTCAACTGGCTCCTTCAGCCCGATATCTTCAGTCACTTGTCGGTCCAATCGTCCTCGGCCAAATCATCTTTCACCGCACCCCCCAAGGATGACGATGgctcccctttccccagcACAGACCACTTCCTCCAGATCATGGAGGTTATCTCCCAGCTCACCGCCAAAGTCCTCATGAAACCTTCCTCTGTCGACGCCGAGGTCCAAGAAAAGGGGCGGGTGGAGATCACCGTCGAACACCTTTCCGTCATCATGAACTTGAGGCTGCTTCTGGACTATGCGGCCAGGGTCTTGTGCATCAGGAGCATCGAGACtcagaacaacaacactAGCACCATGGGTGCCAATGCCAATGCTCAGCAGGTGGCTTGA